Proteins encoded within one genomic window of Triticum aestivum cultivar Chinese Spring chromosome 2D, IWGSC CS RefSeq v2.1, whole genome shotgun sequence:
- the LOC123051807 gene encoding uncharacterized protein, whose protein sequence is MLILDKLASLDIENCIEISRSTGLISKIVEFTSKRTDLTNINETHQTLLKCSSLKLLTRLASTKGKFGVTMCQMITKHPFLLSNLAEILDNNGSSQELRELTAQLIRNLAMGGNVKEIGHIPMIISRLMDAFLSRSAPSSTDTDQLLRMIAGQELALLAMESANNCLLMLAEPGYVFIKELAVMIRSDMYRYIASSLLRSMCVHARPQLGNSDLNEVSCILQVVLEGIMDAEGRELEVLVGLSSQICNVIPEDFVRGLEHNQIKESFIQRLVSALNSNMVPSAHCLGIRRVVVQHAIYMMECNPVYVNCFNECQMMEALVRVERTPSRAENYRFFLGDAGIMEHNIPLSVLVAIAKELMGHEQL, encoded by the exons ATGTTAATTCTTGACAAGCTTGCTAGCTTAGATATAGAGAACTGTATAGAAATCAGCAGATCAACTGGCCTCATCTCTAAGATTGTAGAGTTCACAAGCAAAAGAACCGACTTGACAAATATCAATGAGACACACCAGACGTTGTTGAAATGTTCATCACTGAAGCTGCTGACAAGACTTGCAAGTACTAAAGGGAAATTTGGTGTAACTATGTGTCAGATGATAACAAAACATCCCTTCCTTTTGAGCAACCTTGCAGAAATATTGGATAACAATGGGAGCAGCCAAGAACTTAGGGAGCTCACAGCGCAACTCATTAGAAACCTTGCTATGGGGGGAAATGTGAAGGAGATCGGGCACATCCCAATGATCATTAGCAGGTTGATGGATGCATTTCTCAGCCGAAGTGCACCCTCAAGTACAGATACAGATCAGTTGCTACGAATGATCGCTGGGCAAGAACTAGCACTACTGGCAATGGAGAGTGCCAATAACTGTTTGCTTATGTTAGCAGAACCAGGGTATGTGTTCATCAAGGAACTCGCTGTTATGATCCGCAGTGACATGTACAGGTACATTGCATCAAGCCTGTTGcggagtatgtgtgtgcatgctcGACCGCAGCTTGGCAACTCGGACCTGAACGAAGTCTCCTGCATTTTGCAAGTG GTGCTGGAAGGAATAATGGATGCAGAAGGGAGAGAACTAGAGGTCCTTGTTGGCCTTAGTTCACAAATATGTAATGTCATTCCAGAAGACTTTGTGCGAGGGCTAGAGCATAATCAGATAAAGGAAAGTTTTATACAGAGGCTTGTCAGTGCACTTAACTCAAATATGGTACCCAGTGCTCATTGTCTAGGAATCAGGAGGGTCGTAGTTCAACATGCCATATACATGATGGAATGCAATCCAGTCTACGTTAACTGTTTCAACGAATGCCAGATGATGGAAGCACTGGTAAGGGTAGAGCGTACACCTTCAAGGGCTGAAAACTACAGGTTCTTCTTGGGTGATGCAGGAATCATGGAGCACAACATACCTCTATCCGTGCTTGTGGCTATAGCAAAAGAATTGATGGGCCATGAGCAGTTATGA